A genomic region of Pseudomonas sp. RSB 5.4 contains the following coding sequences:
- the glcE gene encoding glycolate oxidase subunit GlcE has product MADFDASGALLDQVNEARANATPLKIQGGNSKAFLGREVAGEVLDVRTHRGIVRYEPTELVVSVRAGTPLRELLAALDAAGQMLPCEPPAFGDSATVGGMIACGLSGPRRPWSGSVRDFVLGTRVITGLGQHLRFGGEVMKNVAGYDISRLLTGSFGCLGVLTEVSLKVLPKPRQCLSIRLDLDCARALARLAEWGQQPLPISGACHDGQSLYLRLEGGEGSVTAAHQRLGGEPLDSAFWRDLNEQRLGFFDEGLPLWRLSLPNNLGPQDLPGQQLIDWAGAQRWLKSDHEHIQILAQELGGHATCFTHGASDTPFQPLPRTLMRYHRQLKAQLDPQGLFNPGRMYAEF; this is encoded by the coding sequence ATGGCTGATTTCGACGCCAGCGGCGCGCTGCTCGATCAGGTCAATGAGGCCCGGGCCAACGCCACGCCGCTGAAAATTCAGGGCGGCAACAGCAAAGCGTTTCTCGGCCGCGAAGTGGCCGGTGAAGTGCTCGACGTTCGCACGCATCGCGGCATCGTGCGCTATGAACCGACGGAGCTGGTGGTCAGCGTGCGCGCCGGTACGCCGTTACGCGAATTGCTGGCGGCGCTTGACGCGGCCGGGCAGATGTTGCCCTGTGAGCCGCCGGCCTTCGGCGACAGCGCCACGGTGGGCGGGATGATTGCCTGCGGTTTATCCGGGCCACGGCGGCCATGGTCAGGTTCGGTGCGCGATTTTGTTCTCGGCACTCGGGTCATCACCGGGCTCGGCCAACACCTGCGTTTCGGTGGCGAGGTGATGAAAAACGTCGCCGGCTACGATATCTCGCGCCTGTTGACCGGCAGTTTCGGCTGCCTTGGCGTGCTCACCGAAGTGTCGCTGAAAGTCCTGCCGAAACCGCGTCAATGCCTGAGCATCCGCCTCGACCTCGATTGCGCCCGGGCGCTGGCGCGGCTTGCCGAATGGGGCCAGCAACCGTTGCCGATCAGCGGTGCCTGCCATGACGGGCAAAGCCTGTATCTGCGCCTTGAGGGTGGCGAAGGCTCGGTAACCGCTGCGCATCAACGCCTCGGCGGCGAACCGCTGGACTCGGCTTTCTGGCGCGACTTGAACGAACAACGCCTGGGCTTTTTCGACGAAGGCCTGCCGCTGTGGCGCCTGTCGCTGCCGAACAATCTCGGGCCGCAGGACTTGCCCGGCCAGCAGTTGATCGACTGGGCCGGTGCGCAACGCTGGCTGAAATCCGATCACGAACACATCCAGATCCTCGCCCAGGAACTCGGCGGGCACGCCACCTGCTTCACTCATGGCGCCAGCGACACACCGTTCCAGCCGCTGCCGCGCACGCTGATGCGTTATCACCGGCAACTCAAGGCGCAACTCGACCCGCAAGGGCTGTTCAACCCCGGCCGGATGTACGCGGAGTTCTAG
- the glcF gene encoding glycolate oxidase subunit GlcF has translation MQTTLSEQSRRLPRAAEAEKILRTCVHCGFCNATCPTYQLLGDELDGPRGRIYLIKQVLEGAAATAQTQLHLDRCLSCRNCETTCPSGVDYHNLLDIGRAVVDKTVPRPAAQRLLREGLRALAPNPGVFKGLLRVGTTFRPLLPRLFESKLPQRSSASGSRPAPRHARRVLLLEGCVQPGLSPNTNDATTRVLDRLGISVTPVAETGCCGALDYHLDAQAKGLDRARQNIDAWWPHLENGAEAIVQTASGCGAFIKDYGHLLAQDPRYADKARQISERTLDLVQMLAQEPLETVCAASQRRIAVHCPCTLQHALKLGGAVEALLTRLGFNLTAVPDGHLCCGSAGTYSLTQPTLARQLRDNRLNALESDRPDLIVTSNIGCQNHLAGAGRTQVLHWIELVDQSLAE, from the coding sequence ATGCAAACCACCCTCAGCGAACAGTCCCGACGCCTGCCGCGCGCCGCCGAGGCGGAAAAGATCCTCCGCACCTGCGTGCACTGCGGGTTCTGCAACGCGACCTGCCCAACCTATCAATTGCTCGGCGATGAACTCGACGGGCCGCGCGGACGCATCTATCTGATCAAGCAAGTGCTCGAAGGCGCCGCGGCCACCGCGCAGACTCAACTGCATCTGGATCGCTGCCTGTCCTGCCGCAATTGCGAAACCACCTGCCCTTCCGGCGTCGATTATCACAACCTGCTCGACATCGGCCGGGCAGTGGTCGACAAGACCGTGCCGCGCCCTGCCGCCCAACGTCTGTTGCGCGAGGGCTTGCGCGCACTGGCGCCGAATCCCGGCGTGTTCAAGGGCTTGCTGCGGGTCGGCACGACGTTCCGGCCTTTGCTGCCGCGCCTGTTCGAAAGCAAATTGCCGCAGCGCTCGTCAGCATCCGGCTCACGCCCTGCTCCGCGCCATGCGCGGCGGGTGTTGCTGCTTGAAGGTTGCGTGCAACCGGGCCTGTCGCCGAACACCAACGACGCGACAACGCGGGTGCTCGATCGACTGGGGATCAGCGTCACCCCGGTGGCCGAGACCGGTTGCTGTGGCGCACTGGACTATCACCTCGACGCCCAGGCCAAAGGCCTCGACCGCGCCCGGCAGAACATCGATGCCTGGTGGCCGCACCTGGAAAACGGCGCCGAAGCCATCGTGCAGACAGCCAGCGGTTGCGGCGCCTTCATCAAGGATTACGGGCATTTGCTGGCGCAGGATCCGCGCTACGCCGACAAGGCGCGGCAGATCAGCGAACGGACACTGGATCTGGTGCAGATGCTCGCGCAGGAACCTCTGGAGACAGTGTGCGCCGCCAGCCAACGCCGGATCGCCGTGCATTGCCCCTGCACTCTGCAACATGCGCTGAAACTCGGCGGCGCGGTGGAGGCACTGTTGACCCGGCTGGGCTTCAACCTCACGGCGGTGCCGGACGGGCATTTGTGCTGTGGTTCGGCCGGCACCTATTCGCTGACGCAACCGACCCTTGCCCGGCAACTGCGCGACAACCGCCTCAACGCCCTGGAGAGCGATCGCCCGGACCTGATCGTCACCTCCAACATCGGTTGCCAGAATCATCTGGCCGGCGCCGGGCGCACCCAGGTTTTGCACTGGATCGAACTGGTGGATCAGTCGTTGGCAGAATGA
- a CDS encoding VOC family protein encodes MTVQPFVSPDLIRQRFSKAMSDMYREEVPLYGALMALVEQTNREVLAAQPDIARQLDSTGEIERLDMERHGAIRVGTATELATLARLFAVMGMQPVGYYDLTPAGVPVHSTAFRAVHEAALQISPFRVFTSLLRLELIEDPELRAFAESVLNRRSIFTPTALRLIEQAESAGGLNEDEAAQFVLQALETFRWHHSATVTAAQYQTLSAQHRLIADVVAFKGPHINHLTPRTLDIDIVQAQMPLHGITPKAVIEGPPRRHCPILLRQTSFKALDEPIAFTDQSDTHGSHSARFGEIEQRGAALTPKGRALYDRLLNAARDELGDFPNEGNAARYNALMTQHFGEFPDSVDGMREQGLAYFRYFPTEKGLAAGSLTSASLEDLLRDGHVKAEPLVYEDFLPVSAAGIFQSNLGDAAQTHYGEHSNRQAFEQALGRATIDELGLYAETQRRSIEECVQVLGVKLF; translated from the coding sequence ATGACCGTGCAGCCTTTCGTCAGCCCCGACCTGATCCGCCAACGCTTCTCCAAAGCGATGTCCGACATGTACCGCGAAGAAGTGCCGCTGTACGGCGCGCTGATGGCACTGGTGGAACAGACCAATCGCGAAGTGCTCGCCGCTCAGCCGGACATCGCACGGCAGCTCGACAGCACCGGTGAAATCGAACGACTGGACATGGAACGCCACGGCGCCATCCGCGTCGGCACGGCTACAGAGCTGGCGACCCTCGCCCGCCTGTTCGCGGTGATGGGCATGCAACCGGTGGGTTATTACGACTTGACCCCAGCGGGTGTGCCGGTGCACTCCACGGCGTTTCGCGCGGTGCATGAGGCTGCGTTGCAGATCAGTCCGTTTAGGGTGTTCACCTCGTTGCTGCGCCTGGAACTGATCGAGGATCCCGAGCTGCGCGCGTTTGCCGAATCGGTGCTGAACCGGCGTTCGATCTTTACCCCTACGGCATTGCGTCTGATCGAGCAGGCTGAGTCAGCTGGCGGGCTGAATGAGGATGAAGCGGCGCAATTCGTCCTACAGGCACTGGAGACCTTTCGCTGGCATCACAGCGCAACCGTCACCGCCGCGCAGTACCAGACCCTCAGCGCCCAGCACCGTTTGATCGCCGATGTGGTGGCGTTCAAAGGCCCGCACATCAATCACCTGACCCCGCGCACCCTGGACATCGACATCGTCCAGGCGCAGATGCCGCTACATGGCATCACCCCGAAAGCAGTGATCGAAGGCCCGCCGCGCCGGCACTGCCCGATCCTTCTGCGCCAAACCAGTTTCAAGGCGCTCGACGAGCCGATTGCCTTCACCGACCAGAGTGACACCCACGGCAGCCACAGCGCGCGTTTCGGCGAGATTGAACAACGCGGTGCGGCGCTGACTCCCAAGGGGCGAGCGCTGTATGACCGTTTGCTGAATGCCGCCCGCGATGAACTCGGTGACTTCCCCAACGAAGGCAACGCCGCACGCTACAACGCGCTGATGACCCAGCACTTTGGCGAATTTCCTGACAGCGTCGACGGCATGCGTGAACAGGGACTGGCGTACTTTCGCTACTTCCCTACGGAAAAAGGCCTGGCAGCGGGTAGCCTCACGTCGGCATCACTGGAGGATTTGCTCCGCGATGGCCATGTGAAAGCTGAACCGTTGGTGTACGAAGATTTCCTGCCGGTGAGTGCCGCGGGGATTTTTCAGTCGAACCTTGGGGATGCCGCGCAGACGCACTATGGCGAACACTCTAACCGTCAGGCGTTTGAACAGGCCTTGGGCCGCGCAACCATTGATGAGCTGGGGTTGTACGCTGAGACGCAGCGACGTTCGATTGAGGAGTGTGTCCAGGTTTTGGGCGTGAAACTGTTCTGA
- a CDS encoding type 1 glutamine amidotransferase domain-containing protein, producing the protein MKILMVLTSHDQLGDTGKKTGFWLEEFAAPYYVFKDAGAQLTLASPKGGQPPLDPKSDEPDAQTAATERFRKDSAAQSALSSTVKLDTVKAADFDAVFYPGGHGPLWDLAEDRHSIALIEAFYNSGKPVAAVCHAPGVLRHAKGADGQPLVNGKQVTGFTNSEEEAVGLTDVVPFLVEDELKAKGGIFSKGADWSSYTREDGLLLTGQNPASSEETAFALLSRLR; encoded by the coding sequence ATGAAAATCCTGATGGTTTTAACGTCCCACGATCAATTGGGTGATACCGGCAAGAAAACCGGTTTCTGGCTGGAAGAATTCGCCGCGCCGTATTACGTGTTCAAGGATGCCGGCGCGCAACTGACGCTGGCCTCGCCCAAGGGTGGCCAGCCACCGCTGGACCCGAAGAGTGACGAACCGGACGCGCAGACCGCCGCGACCGAGCGCTTTCGCAAGGATTCCGCCGCCCAGTCGGCACTGTCCTCCACGGTCAAGCTGGACACGGTGAAGGCTGCTGATTTCGATGCCGTGTTCTATCCCGGCGGCCACGGCCCGCTGTGGGATCTGGCTGAAGACCGCCATTCGATTGCATTGATCGAAGCGTTTTACAACAGTGGCAAACCAGTTGCGGCGGTGTGTCATGCGCCTGGTGTGCTGCGCCATGCCAAAGGTGCGGACGGTCAGCCGCTGGTCAACGGTAAGCAGGTGACCGGTTTCACCAACAGCGAAGAGGAGGCGGTAGGGCTGACCGACGTGGTGCCGTTTCTGGTGGAGGATGAGCTCAAGGCCAAGGGCGGGATTTTCTCCAAGGGCGCCGATTGGTCGAGCTATACCCGTGAAGACGGGTTGTTGCTGACGGGGCAGAATCCAGCATCTTCGGAGGAGACGGCGTTCGCGCTGTTGTCGCGGTTGCGCTAG